A single region of the Populus nigra chromosome 2, ddPopNigr1.1, whole genome shotgun sequence genome encodes:
- the LOC133682555 gene encoding uncharacterized protein LOC133682555 produces MGSTQSAQAAQDDGEESEEEEDKDDDEEEEEELEQPNAREITDSNNNLVKKVLQQEPEMLPCYASASPLSPQLSSLGTPRLGPSIKVWDPYNVLAPPPPPPPPLPIFSSDEVGVLEVFLISHGECELNLRPDLVGGRCHVSALTPNGQRQARALAVFFNSQGVSFHSVYSSPLNRARSMAVSVCQEMNFAEEQIQSSDALMDLSMGLWEGCSLSDIYTPEVQGLLENLQPDFCAPSGESIRQVEFRMVQFLNRTVLGMPEKLGSEFLLHHQNESHGFSHDRDGPSLPPPSNWDMQHMLHRHRQGLARKKSGKSRLQFVTTTGNHEGEDEISLREASHQHTIHDLNIRNSSSPVSSCVGVFTHSIPIKCLLTGILGCSPVMMRKICIEDSSVTVLQHSCKTGWQIKRLNDTAHLRLL; encoded by the exons ATGGGCTCCACCCAGTCCGCCCAAGCAGCTCAAGACGACGGAGAAGAaagcgaagaagaagaagataaagacgacgacgaagaagaagaggaggagctGGAACAGCCTAACGCGAGAGAAATTACTGACAGCAACAATAATTTAGTCAAGAAGGTTCTACAACAGGAGCCAGAGATGCTGCCCTGTTACGCATCAGCATCGCCTCTCTCTCCTCAGCTCTCATCTCTAGGTACCCCTAGGCTCGGCCCTTCTATCAAGGTGTGGGACCCTTACAATGTCCTCGCACCGCCCCCTCCCCCGCCCCCGCCATTGCCTATTTTCTCCTCTGATGAAGTTGGCGTTTTGGAGGTGTTTTTGATCAGTCATGGAGAATGCGAGCTCAATTTGAGGCCTGATTTAGTCGGTGGCAGGTGCCACGTGTCTGCTCTGACTCCCAATGGGCAGCGACAAGCTAGGGCTCTTGCTGTCTTCTTCAACTCTCAAGGGGTCAGCTTCCATTCCGTTTACTCGTCGCCCCTGAATCGTGCTAGATCAATGGCTGTCTCCGTTTGTCAg GAAATGAATTTTGCCGAGGAACAAATACAATCATCGGATGCACTCATGGATTTGAGCATGGGGCTTTGGGAAGGTTGCTCCCTTTCAGATATATATACACCTGAAGTTCAGGGCCTGCTTGAAAATCTTCAGCCGGACTTTTGTGCACCATCTGGAGAATCAATTAGGCAAGTGGAATTTAGGATGGTTCAGTTCCTAAATAGGACAGTCCTGGGAATGCCTGAAAAATTGGGATCAGAATTCTTGTTGCACCATCAAAATGAGAGCCATGGGTTTTCTCATGACAGAGATGGGCCTTCTCTACCACCGCCTTCAAATTGGGATATGCAGCATATGCTTCATAGGCACCGACAGGGCCTCGCAAGGAAAAAGTCTGGTAAGAGCAGGCTACAATTTGTGACTACTACTGGCAATCACGAGGGTGAAGATGAGATCTCACTTAGGGAAGCCAGCCACCAACACACGATCCATGATTTGAATATCAGGAACTCATCCTCCCCAGTATCTTCATGTGTGGGTGTTTTCACGCATTCAATTCCTATTAAGTGCCTACTCACAGGCATCCTAGGGTGCAGCCCAGTAATGATGCGTAAGATCTGCATAGAAGATTCTTCGGTGACAGTGTTACAGCATTCATGTAAAACAGGTTGGCAGATTAAACGCTTGAATGATACTGCACATCTGAGACTTCTCTAG